The nucleotide sequence GTGGCGATGGCTTGCGCGTGAGCTTTTCCTACTACAACACGATGGATGACCTGCATCGCTTGTTGGATGTGATCGACAGCAATTAACGTTACTACAGTCGTCAACTTAAAATTGGAGATTGATTTAAGTCACCTATTTGTCAAGACGAATCTTAAAGAATACGCTTTTATTACGACTGTAATATCATATCTCAAACTTTGAAGGGTGTTGTGGTCATGTATAGTCGGTTTCTTTGAAAATGGTTAGGCTAAGCTCTAAGTTTGATAAAATTGTATTCCATGTTTGTTTATAGAAGTTTTCTCCTTGCCGTATTACTGGTTTTTTCATCTGCTCAGGCGCAGCAAATGCCAGTTGATTTTTCAGAATCGCTAGAGGTTTTTGAAGGATTTGGCGGCTCTTCATTTTCAGCATCTACAGACCCCAACGACTCGGCTAATCAAGTTGGACGATTTTTAAACAATGGTAGAGATCAATCACAAGGATTTTTCCTGGATCTGGAGCGTGTTGTGGATCTTGATTTTAGAGATTTCATAACTATGGATTTTTACGCAACAGATAATGCTTCACATAACGTACTCCTCAAATTAGAAAGAGGTAGCGAACAAGACGTTGAGGTAAGTGCTGTGATTCCCGGAAATTCTCAGGATACCTGGCAAAACTTGACCTTTGATTATTCTGCCGTTCAAAATAAAGGAAGCTATTCACGCATTACAATTTTCATAGATAATGGTGCTCTGATTGAAGGAACCTATTTAATTGACAACATTGACGATGGCTCTGAGGCTGTGGACAACAATGTTATTGATGAAGAATACGATGTACTGGTATGGTCAGACGAGTTTGACTCGCCGAATGGTGCTAAGCAACCCATCAATAGCGAAAACTGGTTTCATCAAACACAGCTTCCCGCAGGTGGCAACTGGTACAATGGAGAGATCCAACATTATACAGACCGTATCGATAACTCTTATGTAGAAAACGGATTTCTTCATATTGTCGCAAAGCGTGAGCGCTTCACAGATCAAAACGTGACAAAGGATTTTACCTCTGCCAGGCTCAACTCAAAATTTGCATTCACCTATGGTAGAGTAGACGTACGTGCTAGATTACCACTGGGCGAAGGTACCTGGCCGGCCATTTGGACACTTGGTAAAGACGTGAATGAGGATGGTGGTTATTGGGATGATGAATTTGGTACGGCGAACTGGCCTGCAAGCGGCGAGATTGATATTATGGAACACGGTTTGGGTCAAAGAAATGAGACCTCAAGTGCATTGCACTCGCCATGTGATGGATGTTTTGGAGCGACTCGCAACTATAGATCCCAATTTGTTAGCGATGTGACCGACAACTGGCATATCTACTCTGTGAACTGGTCGCCTAACCAGATTACGTTCCTGGTTGATAATGAGCCTTTCTACACCTACAATCCAGAAGTAAAGGACGATCGCACTTGGCCATTTGCCAAGGATCATTACCTTCTATTAAACGTAGCATTAGGTGGTATTTCTGGAAACGTAGAGCCTGGTTTTACACAAAGTCCCATGATCATTGATTATGTCAAAGTGTATCAAAATCAAACCTTGGGAATAGGCGAGGTCAAAGAAACGGACTTTCAATTGTTTCCCAATCCGGCGACAGACCTGGTGACAATTCAATCGCAGCAAACTATCGATAGCGTACAGTTATATAGCATGCTGGGTACCGAGATTCCCGTTAATTTGAATTCGGCGAACAGCTTTGCAGTTGAAAACGTTGCCAGTGGCATGTATTTGGTAAAAGTAACTGCTGGGAATACTACAACTACCAAACGACTGCTCATCCAGTAGAGGATGGTTGATGATTTCGCTTTCCTGTCTGCCGACAGGCAGGCGCGATAGTGAAATTTCAAGACAAATGTCCATTCAATCGATCTGTTTTTCTTTAACGATTTGTTCTGTTAAATACTGTGAATCAAGGTTAAACGTGGTTAAAGCTTAATTGCTATATCCAGCTTATCTATAATTTTAAGGTACTTAAATAGTTAAACAGACAGATTATGAAAAATATACTTGCAACAGTGTTTGTGGCCTTATGTGCCTCATTTATCGCTACCGGTCAACAGATCAAAGACATGTCCACTGAAACCGTCACTAAAGAAGTGATGCAGGACGGCAAAAAAGTCTTTGAATACAAAGTAATTACCGAAGAGATTAAAAATCTACAGTTCAAAAAAGAAGACGCTAACGATACCAATCAAGAATTGGATCTAGATGGTTCACCTACTAAAATCATCAAAACCGTTTGGATCGATAAAGATGTCGATGGTATATATGATAAGAAGATCACCTTGACATACAATAGCGAGTATGATGCAGATATGGAGTTTGAAACCATTGCAGATGGTATTGTATTCACTAACGATCAAGGCCAAACCCAAATGATTACAGATCTAGGGTTCTATGTAATGAACGCATCACAGGATGATGAGGTGTATATCAATGTAGATACCACATCAGTGACCTATTAGTTTTCAAGTTCACCAAAACATAAAACCCAGCAACGCTAGTTGCTGGGTTTTTTGCTTGCTTAAGTTTAAGACAAGGAGAGTATAAGAAGTATTTCTATCGAGCAGAAAAAGGCTTAATGCGCCTCTAACCAATTCTCACCAATACCAACTTCCACATCTAACGGTACGCTCATTTTATAGGCGTTTTGCATTTCTTCCTGAATTAGTTTTTTCATGTCCTCCAATTCATCATTGTGAATGTCAAAGACCAATTCATCATGTACCTGAAGCAACATATTTGACCTGCAGTTGAGCTTTTCAAATTTCTTATGAATATTGATCATCGCAATCTTAATGATGTCTGCCGCACTACCTTGTATAGGTGCGTTGACGGCATTACGCTCGGCAGCGCCTCGTACGACGGCATTGGAACTGTTGATGTCTTTTAAGTAGCGACGTCTGCCCAGCACCGTTTCCACATAACCGTTCTCTCTCGCAAAGGCGACCTGATCATCCATATAGGCGCGCAGCTTGGGATAGGTTTTGTAGTAGGTGTCGATTAGTTCCTTGGCTTCACTGCGGTCCAGGTCGGTTTGATTGCTCAACCCAAATGCCGAAACGCCATAGATGATTCCAAAATTCACGGTTTTGGCATTGCTACGCTGTTCTCTAGTCACGTCTTCCAGAGCGACGTCAAAAACTTTAGCCGCCGTAGAGGCGTGAATATCTTCACCACTCTGGAACGCAGCCATCATGTTTTCTTCTTCACTCAACGCTGCGATAATGCGCAATTCAATTTGCGAGTAATCGGCTGCGAGAAGCGTGTAATTTTCATCACGTGGGACAAAGGCCTTGCGCACCTGTCGACCACGTTCGGTTCTGATAGGAATATTTTGCAGGTTGGGATCTGTCGAGCTCAATCTACCGGTAGCCGCCACGGTTTGCATGTAATTGGTATGGATGCGTTGCGTGTCTGGATTCACCTGATTAGGCAAGGCATCCACATAGGTGCTTTGCAACTTTGCCAGACCGCGATATTCCAGGACATCTGCGATGATCTGGTGGTCTTTGGCAAGGTAACTCAACACATCTTCAGCGGTGGAATATTGACCGGTTTTGGTTTTTTTAGGCTTGTCCACCAGCTTCAATTTCCCAAAAAGGATTTCTCCCAACTGCTTCGGTGAGCCTATATTGAACTCTTCGCCAGCTTCCTTGTAGATATTTTTTTCCAGCGCAGCGATGTCTTCTGTTAGCTTTCGCGAAAGCGAACTCAAATAATCCTCATCCAGATTGATTCCTTCTATTTCCATGTCTGCAAGAACTCTCAACAATGGGATCTCGATGTCTGCAAAGAGTTTATCGGTGCCTGCGGCTTTGAGCTCTGGCGTGAAATGTTGCTTGAGTTGGAAGGTGATATCTGCATCCTCTACCGCATATTCCTTGACTTTTTCCACGTCCACGTCACGCATGGATTTTTGGTTCTTGCCTTTTTTACCGATCAGCTTCACGATGGATTGAGGCGTGTAGTTGAGATAGGTTTCTGCCAAAATATCCATGTTGTGACGCATGTCTGGATTGATGAGGTAATGCGCCAGCATGGTGTCAAAAATGGGTCCTTTGACATCTACCTGGTACTTGTCCAACACCTTAATGTCATACTTTAAATTCTGTCCAATCTTCTCAATTTCCGTCGATTCAAAAAATGGCTTGAGTTGATCCACTATGGCTTGAGCCTGCTCGCGATCCTCTGGAATAGGCAGGTAATATCCTTTTCCTTTTTCCCAGCAAAAGGCGATCCCAACCAGCTCTGCAGCTAGTGGATCCAGACTGGTAGTCTCTGTATCAAAACAGACGCTGGTTTGCTTCATGAGGGTTTGTAAGAACAACTTGGTTCCCATTCCTTCCTGTACGACTTGGTATAAGTGATCTGTAGTAGCGAGCGTTTGTCTTCCAGTGGCTTGGGCTTCGGCTTTGGTTCCAGAACCAGGCGTATCAAACAAGGAAAACTG is from Nonlabens sp. YIK11 and encodes:
- a CDS encoding family 16 glycosylhydrolase; this translates as MFVYRSFLLAVLLVFSSAQAQQMPVDFSESLEVFEGFGGSSFSASTDPNDSANQVGRFLNNGRDQSQGFFLDLERVVDLDFRDFITMDFYATDNASHNVLLKLERGSEQDVEVSAVIPGNSQDTWQNLTFDYSAVQNKGSYSRITIFIDNGALIEGTYLIDNIDDGSEAVDNNVIDEEYDVLVWSDEFDSPNGAKQPINSENWFHQTQLPAGGNWYNGEIQHYTDRIDNSYVENGFLHIVAKRERFTDQNVTKDFTSARLNSKFAFTYGRVDVRARLPLGEGTWPAIWTLGKDVNEDGGYWDDEFGTANWPASGEIDIMEHGLGQRNETSSALHSPCDGCFGATRNYRSQFVSDVTDNWHIYSVNWSPNQITFLVDNEPFYTYNPEVKDDRTWPFAKDHYLLLNVALGGISGNVEPGFTQSPMIIDYVKVYQNQTLGIGEVKETDFQLFPNPATDLVTIQSQQTIDSVQLYSMLGTEIPVNLNSANSFAVENVASGMYLVKVTAGNTTTTKRLLIQ
- the polA gene encoding DNA polymerase I, which encodes MTNDGTDDKRLFLLDAYALIFRGYYALIKNPRINSQGMDTSAIMGFTNSLFDVIRREKPEYLAVAFDKEGSAERTELYEDYKANRDETPEAIRLAIPYIQRILKAMHIPIVVEAGIEADDLIGTLSKQAEKEGFTVYMVTPDKDYAQLVSEKIFMYKPARMGNGIEIWGIPEVQKRFEVERPEQVIDYLGMMGDSSDNIPGLPGVGDKTAKKYIKEYGSMEALLENAENIKGKLGEKIRENAELGRLSKQLATIKLDCPVTFSADKYTLDDPDVEAVHEIFDELEFRRAKETLAKIFSKEILESTDSNSSSSSDSSAGAGQFSLFDTPGSGTKAEAQATGRQTLATTDHLYQVVQEGMGTKLFLQTLMKQTSVCFDTETTSLDPLAAELVGIAFCWEKGKGYYLPIPEDREQAQAIVDQLKPFFESTEIEKIGQNLKYDIKVLDKYQVDVKGPIFDTMLAHYLINPDMRHNMDILAETYLNYTPQSIVKLIGKKGKNQKSMRDVDVEKVKEYAVEDADITFQLKQHFTPELKAAGTDKLFADIEIPLLRVLADMEIEGINLDEDYLSSLSRKLTEDIAALEKNIYKEAGEEFNIGSPKQLGEILFGKLKLVDKPKKTKTGQYSTAEDVLSYLAKDHQIIADVLEYRGLAKLQSTYVDALPNQVNPDTQRIHTNYMQTVAATGRLSSTDPNLQNIPIRTERGRQVRKAFVPRDENYTLLAADYSQIELRIIAALSEEENMMAAFQSGEDIHASTAAKVFDVALEDVTREQRSNAKTVNFGIIYGVSAFGLSNQTDLDRSEAKELIDTYYKTYPKLRAYMDDQVAFARENGYVETVLGRRRYLKDINSSNAVVRGAAERNAVNAPIQGSAADIIKIAMINIHKKFEKLNCRSNMLLQVHDELVFDIHNDELEDMKKLIQEEMQNAYKMSVPLDVEVGIGENWLEAH